TCATATTGGGGATGGTTTTCCAAGCCCGGGTAAAAAACCTTCAATACTTTTGGATGTGATTGCAGAAACCTGGCAATAGTTAATGCGTTTTTTTCATGCTGGCGCATGCGAATCGCCAGGGTTTTTAGTCCGCGTAAAATTAAATAGCTGTCAAATGGAGATAACACGAAACCTGCAGCATTTTGCATGAACTTCAATTTTTGGTGGATTTTATCATCCGAAAGCATAATTGCACCTCCGACCGAATCACAATGGCCATTCAGATATTTGGTAGTACTGTGCAACGAAATGGTAGCGCCAAGGGCAAGTGGCTGTTGAAAATATGAGCTCACAAAAGTGTTATCAACCACGACTATGATGTCATTTTGTTTGGCTATTTCCGAAATCTTTTGGATATCGCAGATTTTGAGTAAAGGATTGGTCGGTGTTTCCAGCCAGATTAATTTGGTATTGGGTTGGATAGCATTGGCTACTTCATCAGGATTACGAGCGTCTACAAAGGTTGATTCGATATTGAATTTGTCTTGAAAAACCTGGGTTAATAATCGTCGTGTACCTCCGTAAAGATCATCGAATGCAACAATATGATCGCCTGATTTTGTTAAGCTTAACAAAATCGCAGTTTCCGCACCCAATCCCGATGAAAAAGCCAATCCGTATTTAGCATTTTCCAGAGCTGCGAGTCTCAACTGTAATGCGGTGCGAGTGGGATTATCCGTTCGGCTATATTCATATCCGGCAGTAGGTTTGTCGACCTCTTTCCTGGCGAACGTTGAACTTAAATGGATCGGAATGGCAACATCCCCGGTGCCCCCATCACGAAAATTGGGTTCTTCACCAATATGAATTGCTCGAGTCTCGAATTTCATGGGATCACCTTCAATAAATACATATGGCACAATTTATAGTTATAAATTGTGAGAGATTTGGTTATCAAAAACAGTAGTTTCAATTAAAATAGGTATGTGGATTTTTTATGAGGTTGGATGGAAACATTACATATAGCCGTTTGTTTGCATCCAATTGTCATTGTATATTTTACTTAAATAACGATTCCCTGAATCCGGCAGGATGACCACAATATTCTTTGGCTCTGCTGATTTTTTTGCAACCTCAATTGCCGCCCAAAGATTACTGCCACTTGAACCACCTGCAAACAATCCTTCTTCACTCGACAACCTTCTTGTCATTTGAAAGGAACACTTATCATTCACTTGAATAATGTCATCAATCACTTCAAAATCAACTGCCTTCACCAGGTAATCCTCGCCAATTCCTTCTACTTGATAGACATGCGGTTGCGGAAGTGTGCCGGTTTTAAAATAATCATAAAATACTGAGCCAATTGGATCTACGGCAATAATCTGAATCTCAGGATTCTTTTCTTTTAAAAAGCGTCCTGCTCCACTCAAAGTTCCACCAGTACCAATTCCAGCAACTAAGATATCTAGATTTCCATCGGTTTGTTGCCAGATTTCGGGCCCTGTGGAGTAATAATGAGCATCGATATTTTTGGGATTGTTGTATTGATCCGGGTAATAGGAATTGGGAGTTTCCTGCGCGATTCTCCTCGCAACACTATAATAACTTTCCGGTGAATCCGCGGGAACATCTGTTGGAGTAACAACGACTTCAGCACCAAATGCCTGCATAAGATTCTTCTTTTCATCACTCATTTTATCCGGCATTGTGATGATGCATTTGTATCCTTTCACCGCTGCGATCATTGCCAGAGCACTGCCGGTATTGCCGGATGAATTCTCTACGATTGTTCCTCCGGGTTTAAGAAGTCCGTGTTTTTCGGCATCTTCTATCATATAGATTGCCATGCGATCCTTTATACTTCCGGATGGATTCACATATTCGACTTTAGCAAATATTTTACTTGATAGATTCTTAGTTATTTTTTGAATTTCTACAAGTGGTGTATTACCGATATGTTCCAGGACATCTTTTTTAATTTCCAAATATATTCCTTTTTATAAATTTTAAGGGCATTTAATATTATCGAGATTTTCAGGATATTATCAAGTATAAATAATTTTAATAGCTTTTTTTGAATCTTGAATTGAACGAAATTGAGGATTATTGAGTTTAGTCATTTAATTCAAAAAGATATTCGACAAAATCTCGTTGCTTTTCATGACACTTAGGTTTACTTTTAAAAAAAACCATGATAAATTTTAGGATATTTGATATGAATCCCAGAAAATCTCTCCAGTCTGTAAAAAATTCAATTTATTTGATTCTAATTTTTTGTTTGTCTATTCAATTCCAAACTGAGCTTGGAGCAACTCCTAATGAGGGCGGCAATATCAAATTTGGTGTTGCTTTTCTAATGGGATTTCCACAATCTGAATTTGCCGATAATGTTGAAAACAACGGGTATGGTCTCAATGTCAATTTTGATTATACATTTCCCCAAAGTCCTTTTGCTATCGGCTTGAGCGGAGGATTTTTAATTTATGGACAGGAAACCCGGCGTGAGCCTTTTAGCTTAACCATTCCGGATGTTACGGTTGAAGTAACAAGAAGCAATAATATTGTGCCGATTAATCTTTACTTCAGGGTTGTTCCCATCGCTGGCGCTGTATTACCATATGTAGAAGGTTTATTTGGCTTGAATTATCTTTTCACAGAAACATCCATAAAAGATGTTGATGCATTTGATGAGGACATTGCCTCATCCAAGAATTTGGAAGATGTGTCGTTTAGTTATGGGGTAGGCGGCGGTTTTATGTTTAGGGTTTATCAACAGAACAAAAACCAGGGACGGACCAGGTCTGATGATGATGACAATAAAGTGAGCTCTGTTTATATCAACCTGGGATTAAGCTATAGGAAAGGCGGAGAAGCGGAATATTTGACTAAAGGATCGATAACGATTGACGATGGCATTGTAACTTATGATGCTCGCGAATCCAAGACAGATATTATGATGCTAAAGATTGGAGTAGTAATAGCGTTTTAGAAAAAAACATTATTTAGCGATAGCTCGTTAATAATCCTAAGTAATGTAGGGGCGGTTATGATTTTTCCCATAGTAAATTAACATTGCACAATAGCACTGTCTCCAATTATTTTAAGAAAATGTAATAATCTACTTGTGTCCTTACTTTTGAAACCATATATTAACGGATTCAAATGAACAGACATAGAGCTTCTTCAAACGCTCAATTTGAATTTGATTCAAAATCAAGATTAACATTTTCATGTTATGAATTACAATTTACTAGTTTACAATATTTTCTATAGAAACTGTTAGGAAGGGATTTCTATGAAGAAACTTCGTATTGGTATTATCGATCTCGTTACCAAGGGACCTACAAAAGCATTGTGGGGGCGCGTTATGAACCCCAATTTTGCCAGCATTATGCCCCAGGTGCTTGCCAAGTGGTGTGAAGATAGTGGCCATGACGTGAAGCTCGTGTGTTATACCGGTTTTGAGAATTTGACCGAAGAGTTACCGGATAAAGTTGATATCGTTTTTATTGGCGCTTTTACGCAAGCTGCACAATTAGCCTATTCTTTGAGTAATCTATTTCGCTCAAAGGGAGCAATTACCGTACTGGGTGGTCCCCATGCCCGTTGTTATCCACAGGACGCACAAAAATACTTCGACTATGTTCTGGGATTTACAGATAAGTCAATCGTCAATGAAGTTTTACAAGATTGCTCACAAAATCGGCCAATGGGTGTTTATCTAGAGGCTTCGCAACAACCACAAACACTGCCCGGCGTAAAAGAGCGCTGGAAATATATAGAGCAGACGCTCGATAAAGCCCCATTTATCAAGATTGTTCCGATGATTGGAAGTTTGGGTTGTCCTTATACTTGCAGCTTTTGTATCGATTCGATAGTACCTTATCAAACCTTAGATTTTGATGTGATCAAGGAAGATTTGCGGTTTCTGTTAACTAAGTTTAAACGGCCGATCGTTGGATGGCATGATCCAAACTTTGGGATTCGGTTCGATGATTATATGGGTGCGATTGAAGAAGCCATACCCCCCGACAGTATTGATTTTATAGCGGAAAGCAGTTTGTCGCTTTTGTCTGAACCCCATATGCAAAGGTTACAAAAAAATGGATTTAAAGCACTTTTGCCTGGCATTGAATCCTGGTATGATATGGGAAACAAATCGAAAACCGGTAAATTGATGGGATTGGATAAACTCAATAAAATCTCGGATCATGTTAATATGCTATTAAGGTATGCTCCCTATATTCAGGCCAATTTTGTGCTCGGACTTGACGTTGACGAGGGACCGGATCCGTTTGAACTTACCAAACAATTTTTAGATAGGTCACCGGGCGCTTTCCCAGCGTATTCCCTGCTTTCGGCTTTTGGAAAAGCAGCGCCTCTCAACCTCGACTACCAGAGAGAAAACCGGGTCCTACCCTTCCCATTCATTTTTCTCAACAATAATCATGCAATGAATGTAAAACCGAAAAACTATGAATGGCCTGAATTCTACGATTACGTGATTGATGTTACCAGGCATGCATTTTCCTGGCCTCGGATTTATAAACGGTTCAAAGCTGCACGCGGCTATATTCCAAAATGGATGAACTTTGTCAGGGCAGTGTCGTCTGAAGGATTTGGCAGAATAAAATACTACTCGAAAGTACGCCAATTGCTGGACGAAGACCGGCAGTTTCGCAGCTATTTCGAACAAGAGACTACCGTTCTGCCAAAATTTTACATGGATCAGGTAAAAGTATCATTAGGCCCATTATTTGAATGGCTGCCGGAAGGCGCTTTGTTTCATGATCCCCATGCCTATCTGAAATCAGAAGAAGAATTGGCTGTTAGAAAAAGGGCTTAGTGGAATTATAAGTCGTTAGTAATTCCCTGTGCAAGTTATTGGTCTAAGAATTATGTAAATGGCCAACTAAATTTCAATCAATATGAATACTAAATATAACTGATTGAATTTGCAGAAAAGGAAATTAGGGGTGCGAGTAACCCATTGGAGAGGGCTGGGTACATGGTTGGTAAAAAAATATCACATTATCGAATTTCTGGTGGATAAGATAGGGTTATTGTAAAT
This window of the candidate division KSB1 bacterium genome carries:
- a CDS encoding PLP-dependent transferase, producing MKFETRAIHIGEEPNFRDGGTGDVAIPIHLSSTFARKEVDKPTAGYEYSRTDNPTRTALQLRLAALENAKYGLAFSSGLGAETAILLSLTKSGDHIVAFDDLYGGTRRLLTQVFQDKFNIESTFVDARNPDEVANAIQPNTKLIWLETPTNPLLKICDIQKISEIAKQNDIIVVVDNTFVSSYFQQPLALGATISLHSTTKYLNGHCDSVGGAIMLSDDKIHQKLKFMQNAAGFVLSPFDSYLILRGLKTLAIRMRQHEKNALTIARFLQSHPKVLKVFYPGLENHPQYELAKTQMNGFGGMLSFELDGDLQMAKTFVESLHYHAIAESLGGVESLIELPALMTHASIPTDERKRIGLNDGLIRISVGIEDVEDLINDLERGFNRI
- a CDS encoding cysteine synthase family protein, translating into MEIKKDVLEHIGNTPLVEIQKITKNLSSKIFAKVEYVNPSGSIKDRMAIYMIEDAEKHGLLKPGGTIVENSSGNTGSALAMIAAVKGYKCIITMPDKMSDEKKNLMQAFGAEVVVTPTDVPADSPESYYSVARRIAQETPNSYYPDQYNNPKNIDAHYYSTGPEIWQQTDGNLDILVAGIGTGGTLSGAGRFLKEKNPEIQIIAVDPIGSVFYDYFKTGTLPQPHVYQVEGIGEDYLVKAVDFEVIDDIIQVNDKCSFQMTRRLSSEEGLFAGGSSGSNLWAAIEVAKKSAEPKNIVVILPDSGNRYLSKIYNDNWMQTNGYM
- a CDS encoding radical SAM protein, with translation MKKLRIGIIDLVTKGPTKALWGRVMNPNFASIMPQVLAKWCEDSGHDVKLVCYTGFENLTEELPDKVDIVFIGAFTQAAQLAYSLSNLFRSKGAITVLGGPHARCYPQDAQKYFDYVLGFTDKSIVNEVLQDCSQNRPMGVYLEASQQPQTLPGVKERWKYIEQTLDKAPFIKIVPMIGSLGCPYTCSFCIDSIVPYQTLDFDVIKEDLRFLLTKFKRPIVGWHDPNFGIRFDDYMGAIEEAIPPDSIDFIAESSLSLLSEPHMQRLQKNGFKALLPGIESWYDMGNKSKTGKLMGLDKLNKISDHVNMLLRYAPYIQANFVLGLDVDEGPDPFELTKQFLDRSPGAFPAYSLLSAFGKAAPLNLDYQRENRVLPFPFIFLNNNHAMNVKPKNYEWPEFYDYVIDVTRHAFSWPRIYKRFKAARGYIPKWMNFVRAVSSEGFGRIKYYSKVRQLLDEDRQFRSYFEQETTVLPKFYMDQVKVSLGPLFEWLPEGALFHDPHAYLKSEEELAVRKRA